A window from Corynebacterium accolens encodes these proteins:
- the rph gene encoding ribonuclease PH, producing the protein MTEFTRADGRALDQMRSVRITRNFTTNPAGSVLVEFGNTRVMCTASVELGVPRFKRDSGEGWLTAEYAMLPSATHDRMPRESMRGKVKGRTHEISRLVGRSLRAAVDLEELGENTIQLDCDVLQADGGTRTASITGAYVALADAIAHLKSEGVVPGEPLLDPIAAVSVGIIDGEICLDLPYEEDSRAEVDLNVVMQESGDFVEIQGTGEHGLFGREQLNGMLDVAQKGCSELIAAQKAALGW; encoded by the coding sequence ATGACTGAATTTACTCGTGCCGATGGGCGCGCGCTCGACCAAATGCGCAGCGTCCGCATTACCCGCAATTTCACCACCAACCCGGCCGGATCCGTCTTGGTGGAATTTGGCAATACCCGCGTGATGTGCACCGCCTCCGTCGAACTCGGGGTGCCGCGTTTCAAGCGCGATTCCGGCGAGGGCTGGCTAACCGCCGAGTACGCCATGCTGCCATCCGCCACCCACGACCGTATGCCGCGCGAGTCCATGCGCGGCAAGGTCAAGGGCCGCACCCACGAGATTTCCCGCCTAGTCGGCCGCTCCCTGCGCGCCGCCGTGGACTTGGAGGAGCTGGGCGAAAACACCATCCAGCTCGACTGCGACGTGCTGCAGGCCGATGGCGGCACCCGCACCGCCTCCATCACGGGCGCCTACGTTGCGCTTGCCGATGCCATCGCCCACCTCAAGTCCGAAGGCGTCGTCCCCGGCGAGCCGCTGCTCGATCCCATCGCCGCGGTGTCCGTGGGCATCATCGACGGCGAAATCTGTCTGGATTTGCCCTATGAGGAAGATTCCCGCGCCGAGGTGGACCTCAACGTGGTGATGCAGGAATCCGGCGACTTTGTAGAAATCCAGGGCACCGGCGAGCACGGCCTCTTTGGCCGCGAGCAGCTCAACGGCATGCTGGATGTGGCCCAGAAGGGCTGCAGCGAGCTCATCGCGGCGCAGAAAGCGGCGCTGGGATGGTAA
- the rdgB gene encoding RdgB/HAM1 family non-canonical purine NTP pyrophosphatase, with amino-acid sequence MVILVASGNPKKLAELDRILSEAGIEGVELRLLSEVEPYPEPVEDGRTFADNALIKARAGASATGLVTIADDSGLAIEELNGMPGVLSARWSGEHGNDQANNDLVLAQMADVPDDRRAAAFVSVCALVTPEGTERVAEGRWEGKLLREPRGANGFGYDPLFQPEGESRSAAEMSPAEKNAVSHRGRALSQLAPFIAELAG; translated from the coding sequence ATGGTAATCCTCGTCGCATCCGGCAATCCGAAGAAGCTGGCCGAGCTCGATCGCATCCTGTCCGAGGCCGGCATCGAGGGCGTGGAGCTGCGCCTGCTTTCCGAGGTCGAACCCTACCCAGAGCCCGTCGAGGACGGCCGCACCTTTGCCGATAACGCGCTCATCAAGGCCCGTGCCGGCGCCTCCGCCACGGGTCTGGTGACCATCGCGGATGATTCTGGGCTGGCCATCGAGGAACTCAACGGCATGCCCGGCGTGCTCTCGGCCCGCTGGTCCGGCGAACACGGCAACGACCAGGCTAATAATGACCTAGTCTTGGCGCAGATGGCGGATGTGCCGGATGATCGGCGCGCCGCTGCCTTCGTCTCCGTGTGCGCCCTCGTGACCCCCGAAGGCACAGAGCGCGTGGCCGAGGGCCGCTGGGAGGGCAAGCTTTTGCGCGAGCCGCGCGGCGCTAATGGTTTTGGCTACGACCCACTCTTCCAACCAGAAGGCGAGTCGCGTTCTGCGGCGGAAATGTCGCCTGCGGAAAAGAACGCGGTCTCGCACCGCGGCCGCGCCCTTTCCCAGCTAGCCCCGTTCATCGCGGAGCTGGCCGGCTAA
- a CDS encoding DUF3817 domain-containing protein has translation MTNQVHPDRKARIRGPLKFFSIAATVTGIFLIILVIRMFFQYVMGAEIPEWATYIAIVHGIAYMTYLLSILILGPRALWPAGKLITTALAGVVPFLSFWMEHKRRKEIEEQFQLNA, from the coding sequence ATGACAAACCAGGTACACCCAGACCGCAAGGCGCGCATCCGCGGCCCGCTGAAGTTCTTTTCCATCGCGGCCACGGTGACCGGTATCTTCCTGATCATCCTGGTCATCCGCATGTTCTTCCAATACGTCATGGGAGCAGAGATCCCGGAATGGGCGACCTATATCGCCATCGTGCACGGCATCGCGTACATGACCTACCTGCTGTCCATCCTGATTCTGGGCCCGCGCGCGCTGTGGCCCGCCGGCAAGCTGATTACCACCGCGCTCGCCGGCGTGGTGCCCTTCCTGTCCTTCTGGATGGAGCACAAGCGCCGCAAGGAAATCGAGGAGCAATTCCAGCTCAACGCCTAA